Below is a genomic region from Oscarella lobularis chromosome 14, ooOscLobu1.1, whole genome shotgun sequence.
CCCTAGAAAGAGGCGCCGATGTCGTTTCGCGGGGTCCAAAGGCGTCGTGCGCTTACCGACGCTCCTGGCTGACGTCCGAAGTGACGAGAACGGCTAGGGATCGGGTCGTATGGACGCGGTGGAGCGAATGGGCGAGCACTAGAGCTCCCGTAGCGTACGAATCGTTCGTTAGAAGCGTCACGAAGGCTTGATCGGCTACTGCGGGCGTACGAGGAGCCATTGCGAGTCGATCGGAGACGAGATTGACGACGGGAACGAAGGGAATCGCTTTTTCACGTGGGATCTTCGTATCCGGGGACTGGGGACCAGGGGAACTTTTATTCGTAGGGTAATAATACTAGTTCCATACAAAAGCACAGCTGATTTAGACAGGTCAGCACCAGCGGGGTACTCTCTAAGGGAATTTTCTTACACTTGAATAGCGTGTAAAGATGAGGTGGCGgcgccgtcgattttttccaaattttcaaaatgcTTGCGAGCATTTCGAATATTCACAAGCATAGCAGCGgaagctgaaaaaattctccaaaAAAAGCTCTCATATAGGAATTTTTACTCACAGAGAGAGGCATCAGATGTAATGACCATCACATAAGTATTTGATgtgaaaacgtcgacaaaaGCGGCAAATCGAGAATTTCTCACTTCCATGCAGTGAAACTGAGCCTGCAACTTGCTACAAcaaaagtcaatttttttttattagttaTGTATTTGATGGGACCTGCAACTGAGTTTGAATTGCTTGATGATATTGctaattttttcaaatctgTGCACGTCACCAtgctttcttctcattgATTGAGAGATAACCTTGATggattatatatatatatatggaTTATATATGTGGGTTGTTTGCTTACCAAAAAGGTTGCTCTTTCAAAAAGGAGAACTTCATCTGCTTCAACTATGCCAGCAAAATGATCTAGATTCGCTTCAAGTTGTTTCACATTAGGAATGAGCTGATAGACTATGGATGACCACGCCTACGAGAAGCAATAGAGACTTTTACCTAATTTATATAAGACTTGCCTTATATAAGGTCTCATCCCAGATTGATGTACTAAAGCAGACACATTGCAAAGGAAGAGACAATTTCTGAAGCTCTTGCTCCCTTTCAGAATAAATCTACAAAacatataataataaataatattaatctttttctctctgccTGGTGTCTTTGGTCTTCTTGCACTAGATCCATCTTGTGGATGAGACAAAAGACTTTCGCCTCGGGCGAGTTCTGCAATATCGCTTCCAAGCACGATTGATAATAATGCATGTCGCGTTCCATTTCGCGACTTTCCACGTCGAAAACGTAGATCAGCACTTcgacatttttgaaaatattATCGCGTTGACTCGTGAAATAATTCTCCATGAAAGCCTCTTgactaataaataaataaataaataaataaataaaaaaattagggGTGTATTACCCGCCGCAATCCCATAGATTCAAAACGAGATTGCCAAGGAAACGCACGTGCGAATGTTCGACGTCAACTGCGAGAGAATATACGGGGTCATGTGATGCAATCGTGTTCGAGGGCGGTTTGCGCGATTGTCGTACTCGTTGCGCCGAGTCGGCGCGTGTCGCGCGCGATGTAATTGGCGAATATGATCGATCGCATGCTCGTTTTGCCCGAACCGCTTTTTCCCATGAGAAGAACCTAGCGACGGGAATCGATAATCGTGTCGAGCACTAAGAAATTCTATAGCCGTGCTCGAATaacctttttcttcatgATTTCGCAGCGACGAGACAAAGGTGTTGTTACTGTGGTGTACGGGGTTTTAACGAAATCACGTGCCGACAGCCCCACGTGCATTCCGGGGATCTCATTTCAAACTCTCTCGAAAAGCGGTGAATGTAGCTCGAAACTTTTCCATGGCGTCGAGAGAGCTCAACATAGACAACGTTATGGACCGAATCGCTTTTCTCCAGCACTCGCAGAGCCACGTTATCGCTCTCGCTCGTCAAATCTACGACGTTACGCACTGGAAATCGCCTCTAAAATCACTCGTCGCTCTTCTATCTAGCTGCATGCTCTGCTTTTTTGCAGAATATCTACTTTCCGCAGCGTTTCTCGCCATACCCGCGATTCTTCTACTCGGCTACGCGAAATCGAAAGTCTACGCGCTCTACCTGcaagaagagacgaaaaaacaaGCTCAACCGcgtttcaaagacgaaaagaaacgcttttTGAACGCCTgcaacgaagacgtcgcaaAATCTCGCGAAAAACTGAAGCAATTTCGCCTCCTCGTGGGCCAAGCCCACGAAATAGCGCAGACTCTCATCTATATGGGAGAAGAAATACGAAATTTGTTTTATTGGAAAAGACCAAGGTGGTCGTTTGGATATTCGCTTGTGGGACTCATTGGTTGGCTTGGCTACGTTTTTGTATCGTGGCGCGTTCCCTTGCTCTTTTGCGTCATATGGCTTTTTACGAGAAATGGAAAAATGattgaaattctttttaAGAAGACGGATGTTGCTTCGATTCCCGTTGATTCCGCTTCGGATCTGAGTGGAGACAGTGGAGAAGATCGCGAAAGAACGCCCAAGtcagatgatgacgatgatgatacCGAAATAAATGAAGATGCCATGCGAAAAAGTCAAGTTCGAATTCAAGATTCATCTGAAAGAAGTGACAGTGAAAACAGTAGTGACAGCGAAACGGAATCTAGAGTACTTTCCGTTGCATCGGAACCGGAAGTAGCAAGGAAGAGACTGTCTGgtttttctcgtttcctTCGAAGGCGAAATCGCGGCGATAATGACAACAATGATCACGAAGGAGTTATTTTGAGCGGTTTGAGGTGTTTTCAGTGTACGAGCAAATTGCCACAGTCGCATGAGAATTGTCCTCGTTGTGGCGAGACGTTTTGTTCA
It encodes:
- the LOC136195651 gene encoding ras-related GTP-binding protein A-like, whose amino-acid sequence is MKKKVLLMGKSGSGKTSMRSIIFANYIARDTRRLGATIDVEHSHVRFLGNLVLNLWDCGGQEAFMENYFTSQRDNIFKNVEVLIYVFDVESREMERDMHYYQSCLEAILQNSPEAKVFCLIHKMDLVQEDQRHQIYSEREQELQKLSLPLQCVCFSTSIWDETLYKAWSSIVYQLIPNVKQLEANLDHFAGIVEADEVLLFERATFLVISQSMRRKHGDVHRFEKISNIIKQFKLSCSKLQAQFHCMEVRNSRFAAFVDVFTSNTYVMVITSDASLSSAAMLVNIRNARKHFENLEKIDGAATSSLHAIQV
- the LOC136195646 gene encoding protrudin-like, with translation MASRELNIDNVMDRIAFLQHSQSHVIALARQIYDVTHWKSPLKSLVALLSSCMLCFFAEYLLSAAFLAIPAILLLGYAKSKVYALYLQEETKKQAQPRFKDEKKRFLNACNEDVAKSREKLKQFRLLVGQAHEIAQTLIYMGEEIRNLFYWKRPRWSFGYSLVGLIGWLGYVFVSWRVPLLFCVIWLFTRNGKMIEILFKKTDVASIPVDSASDLSGDSGEDRERTPKSDDDDDDTEINEDAMRKSQVRIQDSSERSDSENSSDSETESRVLSVASEPEVARKRLSGFSRFLRRRNRGDNDNNDHEGVILSGLRCFQCTSKLPQSHENCPRCGETFCSSCCCHAVKKAQFGATAPGAAEETVSVCLKCYMSFQRR